The Equus caballus isolate H_3958 breed thoroughbred chromosome 12, TB-T2T, whole genome shotgun sequence genome contains a region encoding:
- the LOC100629841 gene encoding mammaglobin-A, with protein sequence MKLVTVLMLAAFPLYCCAGSGCSVYKDLVDQTTDPTQSPAEYVAAFQEFITDNATAKAAMELKQCYLNQSNETLANFDQMMQAIFESVWCAAF encoded by the exons ATGAAGCTGGTGACGGTTCTCATGCTGGCGGCCTTCCCGCTTTACTGCTGTGCAG GTTCTGGCTGCAGTGTTTACAAGGATTTGGTTGATCAGACAACTGATCCTACACAGTCCCCGGCTGAGTATGTAGCAGCTTTTCAAGAGTTCATAACAGATAACGCCACTGCAAAGGCCGCAATGGAATTGAAGCAATGTTATCTCAACCAGTCAAATGAAACTTTGGCCAATTTTGATCAGATGATG CAAGCAATATTTGAAAGTGTTTGGTGTGCTGCGTTTTAA